The following coding sequences are from one Saccharomyces cerevisiae S288C chromosome VI, complete sequence window:
- the PRE4 gene encoding proteasome core particle subunit beta 7 (Beta 7 subunit of the 20S proteasome), with protein sequence MNHDPFSWGRPADSTYGAYNTQIANAGASPMVNTQQPIVTGTSVISMKYDNGVIIAADNLGSYGSLLRFNGVERLIPVGDNTVVGISGDISDMQHIERLLKDLVTENAYDNPLADAEEALEPSYIFEYLATVMYQRRSKMNPLWNAIIVAGVQSNGDQFLRYVNLLGVTYSSPTLATGFGAHMANPLLRKVVDRESDIPKTTVQVAEEAIVNAMRVLYYRDARSSRNFSLAIIDKNTGLTFKKNLQVENMKWDFAKDIKGYGTQKI encoded by the coding sequence ATGAATCACGATCCTTTCAGTTGGGGCAGGCCCGCAGACTCTACTTATGGTGCTTACAATACACAAATTGCGAACGCAGGCGCCTCTCCCATGGTTAATACACAGCAACCAATAGTAACAGGTACTTCCGTCatatcaatgaaatatGATAATGGGGTTATCATTGCAGCAGATAATTTAGGTTCATATGGCTCTCTTCTAAGATTCAATGGCGTGGAGAGGCTTATTCCCGTGGGTGATAACACCGTTGTGGGCATTTCAGGTGATATTTCTGATATGCAACACATTGAGAGATTATTGAAAGATCTAGTCACTGAAAATGCGTATGACAATCCTCTAGCGGATGCTGAAGAAGCGCTCGAACCCAGctatatttttgaatatctAGCTACCGTCATGTACCAGCGAAGATCAAAGATGAATCCACTTTGGAATGCCATCATTGTTGCTGGTGTACAGTCTAATGGTGATCAATTCCTAAGATACGTAAATCTTCTAGGTGTTACGTATTCGTCTCCCACCTTGGCCACAGGTTTTGGGGCACACATGGCAAACCCACTGTTAAGGAAAGTTGTAGATCGAGAATCTGATATTCCAAAGACCACTGTACAGGTTGCTGAAGAGGCGATCGTAAATGCAATGAGAGTTCTTTATTATAGAGATGCCCGTTCTTCTAGAAACTTCTCACTGGCCATAATTGATAAGAACACAGGTTTAACtttcaagaaaaacttGCAAGTTGAAAACATGAAATGGGACTTCGCCAAGGATATTAAAGGCTACGGTActcaaaaaatttag